Proteins encoded within one genomic window of Rossellomorea vietnamensis:
- a CDS encoding YunC family protein, with product MMNVSPITIGGHTFTAISVALPKTNLLVVTSEKGYIMCGALDVALLNEKLKDRGIIAGRAVGVKTIDQLLDAPLESVTYEAANLGIYTGMAGRDALLKMI from the coding sequence ATGATGAATGTATCTCCGATCACCATTGGGGGACATACTTTTACAGCGATTTCCGTTGCACTTCCGAAAACCAATCTCCTCGTCGTGACGAGTGAAAAAGGATATATCATGTGTGGGGCACTTGATGTTGCGCTGCTGAATGAAAAATTAAAGGACAGGGGGATCATCGCGGGAAGAGCGGTTGGTGTGAAAACCATCGATCAGCTCCTCGATGCACCGCTGGAGTCCGTCACCTATGAAGCAGCGAATCTCGGCATCTACACGGGGATGGCCGGAAGGGACGCGCTGTTAAAAATGATATAG
- a CDS encoding sulfite exporter TauE/SafE family protein, protein MEWIVLLSIGLLAGAIGSLVGLGGGVIIVPALIYFGTYTSLVEGMNPQTAVGTSLVIMIFTGLSSTLAYLKHKTVDYKSGLIFFAGSGPGSILGAWVNKGLNMESFNLYFGIFMILVALILMIRNKLKPIEKFRNASFQREFTDPSGETFRYGYPPLLGVVIAFVVGFTSGLFGIGGGSLMVPAMILIFLFPPHVAVATSMFMIFLSALVSSGTHVIFGNVKWLYALALIPGAWIGAKAGAYINTKLESKVLVSVLRIILILIGIRLIYQGMTG, encoded by the coding sequence TGGCAGGTGCGATAGGATCACTGGTCGGTTTAGGCGGTGGCGTCATCATTGTACCCGCCCTGATCTACTTTGGTACATATACAAGCCTGGTAGAAGGGATGAACCCTCAGACCGCTGTGGGTACCTCACTGGTCATCATGATATTTACAGGGTTATCTTCCACCCTTGCATACTTAAAGCATAAAACCGTCGATTATAAAAGCGGATTGATTTTCTTTGCGGGGAGCGGACCCGGTTCGATTCTTGGAGCCTGGGTAAACAAGGGATTGAATATGGAAAGCTTCAATCTTTATTTTGGTATCTTTATGATACTGGTGGCCCTTATTCTGATGATCAGGAATAAATTAAAGCCTATAGAAAAATTCAGGAATGCCTCTTTTCAGAGGGAATTTACCGATCCAAGTGGAGAAACCTTCCGGTATGGATATCCTCCATTACTTGGAGTGGTGATCGCCTTCGTCGTTGGATTTACATCGGGTTTGTTTGGCATTGGCGGCGGCTCTCTGATGGTCCCGGCCATGATCCTGATTTTTCTTTTCCCGCCCCATGTGGCTGTTGCAACATCCATGTTTATGATTTTTCTTTCGGCATTGGTGAGCTCGGGAACACATGTGATATTCGGGAATGTCAAATGGCTGTATGCACTGGCTCTCATTCCGGGAGCCTGGATCGGGGCAAAGGCCGGGGCATATATCAATACGAAGCTCGAGTCCAAAGTATTGGTGAGCGTATTGAGGATTATATTGATTTTAATTGGTATTCGATTGATTTATCAAGGAATGACAGGATAA
- a CDS encoding bifunctional metallophosphatase/5'-nucleotidase: MGETIHIYHTNDLHSHLENWPRIRDFLKQRKQKHMNDGESVYLFDIGDHVDRWHPLTEATLGKGNVELLNEAGFDAVTIGNNEGITLDYDDLNSLYDSARFDVIVGNLLDRSSRRPGWAETHRVYRTGSGVRIGVIGLTAYFKPFYEALGWNITSPLDELRKLVQEVRPNVDMIILLSHLGKRDDEMIGNQFPEIDVILGAHTHHVLPQGKEVNGTMLGAAGKYGHYVGHMKIEVDTSTKQVVEKKARLYEQAELPSVVREAEDRDQWFRNGQELLKQEVTCLTKSFPVDWFHTSPLPEMLCDALMEWCGADCGFLNAGLLIDGLEEGMVTKQDLHRILPHPINPCMIRMKGAELKEIIKQTLNEDWPHLEVKGLGFRGKVMGRFVYSNIHFEDHDIFIGKVPVDPGKIYKLALPDMFTFGHFFPDLQRLEKKYFMPEFLRDVLEWKLKQ; the protein is encoded by the coding sequence ATGGGAGAAACCATTCATATTTATCATACAAACGATCTTCACAGTCACCTGGAGAACTGGCCAAGGATCAGGGACTTTTTAAAACAGAGAAAACAGAAGCATATGAATGACGGGGAATCTGTGTATCTATTTGATATCGGTGATCATGTGGACCGCTGGCATCCATTGACAGAAGCGACGTTAGGAAAAGGGAACGTCGAGTTATTAAATGAAGCCGGGTTCGATGCTGTAACAATCGGAAACAATGAAGGAATCACATTGGATTATGATGATTTAAACAGCCTGTATGACAGTGCCCGGTTTGATGTGATTGTAGGAAACCTGCTGGATCGTTCCTCCAGGCGTCCAGGTTGGGCGGAGACTCACCGGGTTTATCGTACCGGCAGTGGAGTGAGGATTGGCGTCATCGGATTAACGGCCTACTTCAAACCTTTTTACGAAGCTCTGGGCTGGAACATCACCTCCCCTTTGGATGAACTGAGGAAGTTGGTTCAGGAGGTTCGCCCCAATGTCGATATGATCATACTCCTTTCCCATTTGGGAAAAAGGGATGATGAGATGATCGGGAATCAATTCCCTGAAATAGACGTTATCCTGGGGGCCCATACTCATCATGTCTTACCTCAGGGGAAAGAGGTGAATGGCACCATGCTTGGTGCTGCAGGGAAATACGGCCATTATGTCGGTCATATGAAGATCGAGGTGGATACATCTACAAAGCAGGTCGTGGAAAAAAAGGCCCGTCTATATGAGCAGGCGGAACTTCCGTCTGTTGTCAGGGAAGCGGAGGACAGGGATCAATGGTTCCGGAACGGGCAGGAGCTATTAAAGCAGGAAGTGACCTGCCTGACAAAATCTTTCCCGGTTGACTGGTTTCACACGTCCCCGCTGCCTGAAATGCTTTGTGATGCACTAATGGAGTGGTGTGGGGCCGATTGCGGTTTTCTTAATGCCGGTCTCCTCATAGATGGACTTGAGGAAGGAATGGTGACAAAGCAGGACCTGCATCGTATCCTTCCCCACCCGATCAACCCCTGCATGATCCGGATGAAGGGAGCCGAGCTGAAGGAAATCATTAAGCAGACCCTTAATGAGGACTGGCCGCATCTTGAAGTGAAAGGACTTGGTTTCAGGGGGAAAGTGATGGGGAGGTTCGTGTATTCGAATATCCACTTTGAAGACCATGACATCTTCATCGGGAAGGTCCCCGTCGACCCCGGGAAGATATACAAGCTGGCCCTGCCGGATATGTTTACATTCGGCCACTTCTTTCCGGACCTTCAGAGGCTTGAGAAGAAGTACTTTATGCCGGAATTTTTACGGGATGTCCTCGAATGGAAATTGAAACAGTAA
- the yunB gene encoding sporulation protein YunB, giving the protein MSKFKTYKPRGGPLPFRHVMIITFLFFMISTGFGLWIINKGLKPTLLAYAETQTSRIGTLVINKAINKKIADVLDISDITEEVKNSEGDIVSFKYNTQTINRVQAEITNLVQQNLQEAEAGNIENLEFLTEVEIDEGKSKTSKGITYSVPLGQATNNVLLGNLGPKIPIRFHSIGDVRSDVKTTVEQFGINNAVVKVFVELEVNVQIIIPFATKTETIKQDILVAMGTVHLDVPQFYNNGGGESSPSIEFPTN; this is encoded by the coding sequence GTGTCTAAGTTCAAAACCTACAAACCCCGAGGAGGTCCGCTGCCTTTTCGTCATGTCATGATTATTACATTTCTGTTCTTTATGATCTCAACGGGATTCGGATTGTGGATCATTAACAAAGGGTTGAAGCCAACGCTCCTTGCATATGCCGAGACACAGACGAGCAGGATCGGTACCCTGGTGATTAACAAAGCCATCAATAAGAAGATTGCCGATGTTCTGGATATTTCGGATATAACCGAAGAAGTGAAGAATTCAGAAGGAGATATCGTTTCATTTAAATATAATACACAGACGATTAACAGGGTCCAGGCAGAGATAACAAATCTTGTGCAGCAGAACCTTCAGGAAGCAGAAGCCGGGAATATAGAAAACCTGGAATTTCTCACTGAGGTGGAAATTGATGAAGGGAAGTCGAAAACATCGAAGGGCATCACTTATTCCGTTCCTTTGGGTCAGGCGACGAATAACGTACTGCTCGGGAACCTGGGACCGAAAATCCCGATCCGCTTTCATTCCATCGGTGATGTACGGTCCGATGTGAAAACGACGGTGGAACAGTTCGGCATCAATAATGCGGTTGTGAAGGTATTTGTGGAGCTTGAAGTGAATGTGCAGATCATCATCCCGTTTGCAACGAAAACCGAAACGATCAAGCAGGATATTCTGGTTGCCATGGGCACTGTCCATCTGGATGTACCGCAATTTTATAACAATGGTGGAGGGGAATCGAGTCCTTCCATTGAATTTCCCACAAATTAG
- a CDS encoding HD-GYP domain-containing protein yields the protein MRLISTRALKPGMVLATTVYNMRGQALIHDNVPITERMIYRLQELSIQYVYIEDSLSSGIHVKGTVSSKVRQEAVQNIEMAFNQLSTSKEKPSLLMIEDSATQLKQVIDVVLSEVKGNHDLLTILTDVFTYDSYIFHHSFNVTLYTLSIGLELKLSQKQLEQLGVGAILHDIGKMLVPEEILLKPGKLTEDEFCEIKKHSEHGFEILRQLHSVSLIIAHCAYQHHERLDGSGYPRGIKGEDIHPFAKIIAVADVFDAMTSNRVYRKAMLPHQALEVLYAGSGSLFDSQVIEAFRSSVAMYPNGMIVELNDGRKGIVTDQNRGVTDRPVIRIIEEDGQESDAPYPLDLSKELDKVITGFDPDYEPQSLKIK from the coding sequence ATGAGGCTTATATCAACACGGGCGTTGAAACCCGGCATGGTTCTAGCTACAACGGTATATAATATGAGAGGTCAAGCGTTGATTCATGATAATGTTCCCATTACAGAACGCATGATTTACAGATTGCAGGAGCTTAGTATTCAGTATGTCTATATTGAAGACTCTCTTTCAAGTGGAATCCATGTGAAGGGGACCGTTTCGAGTAAAGTGAGACAAGAGGCGGTTCAGAATATTGAGATGGCCTTCAATCAACTAAGCACATCCAAAGAGAAGCCAAGCCTCCTCATGATTGAAGATAGTGCCACTCAATTGAAGCAGGTGATCGATGTCGTCCTGTCCGAAGTAAAGGGGAATCATGATCTTCTCACGATTTTGACAGATGTGTTTACATACGACTCCTATATTTTTCATCACTCATTTAATGTTACGTTATATACACTTTCCATCGGTCTTGAACTAAAGCTTTCACAGAAGCAGCTGGAGCAGCTCGGGGTTGGGGCGATCCTCCATGATATCGGGAAGATGCTTGTGCCGGAAGAGATCCTGTTGAAGCCCGGGAAACTTACGGAAGACGAATTCTGTGAAATCAAGAAACACTCTGAACATGGCTTTGAGATCTTGAGACAGCTGCATTCGGTGTCCCTGATCATCGCGCACTGTGCCTATCAGCATCATGAGAGGCTCGATGGGTCCGGTTATCCGCGGGGGATCAAGGGTGAGGATATCCATCCGTTCGCAAAGATCATCGCTGTGGCCGATGTATTTGATGCCATGACTTCAAACAGGGTCTACAGGAAAGCGATGCTCCCCCATCAGGCATTAGAGGTATTATATGCGGGATCGGGATCCCTGTTCGATTCACAAGTGATCGAAGCATTCCGTTCATCGGTCGCGATGTATCCGAATGGCATGATCGTGGAATTGAATGATGGAAGGAAAGGGATTGTGACCGATCAAAATAGAGGAGTCACAGACCGTCCTGTCATACGGATCATCGAAGAAGATGGGCAGGAGTCAGACGCTCCTTACCCACTCGATTTAAGCAAGGAATTAGACAAGGTGATCACGGGCTTTGATCCTGATTATGAACCGCAATCTCTTAAGATTAAATAA